The genomic segment ATGACGCTGATTAAAAAACTATCATTGGTTAAACATCTGATGGTGGTGTTTGGTGTTGGTAGGCAGCAGTCCTTTGTGTTGACTAAGAGATGGTCGCCATGGAGCTAGTCAGCCTGCCCCGTGGTACTTGAATGAGTGATGTCATCTCTCCGGTGTCTCATGCGGCTCAATGTTCTGTCATTACGGTTGGTTACCTGTCACGTTTGGGCAGTTGCGTAACACAAGAGGCTCCGAGGCACTCCAGctttttgtgcgtgcgtgcgctcgCACTGTTGATCAAGTCCAGTGGCTGTGACAGTGACGTTTTGCTTGTGTTGAGAATTCTTTCACTCTTCTGCTTGTTGAAGCGGTCTCTCAAAATTGGTCTCTTTTACTAAAGCATAGAATGGAAGGCTAAATCAATTGCCAATGGAAGGCAACATGCTTCTCCCTGAAATGCTGTACTTtgacacaaagcaaacaaacaccgTGTTCCCTCGCTGCGTCTGCTGCTCAGCAGCCGTTGCCAACACTGAACTGCAGCCAAGGTTATTGCCGCTCTTTTGTCTTATGGCAGGAGGGCGCCAATGTCTAACCTCAAAGTGGTTCATGAGTAACTTCCCATTTCGTGCCACAGCTCAGTGTtttataagataagataatcctttattattccctatTATCCGACTTTGAACACAATGAGAGCACTTGCATTCATGGATGATTTGATGAACGTTTATCAACACAAACGGTGGAGCAACGCATTTTGACACATGGTAGAACAATAATCACAGGAATACATTTGACAGCACCATTTCAGTAAAGAAGTTAGGGATTTCCGTTTCCGCTTTGCCAGGCGTGTATAATccttatgtttaaaaaaaaaaaaaaaaaaaaaaagtttgtttcttCATGCAGGGGGTGGCAAAAGAGATTCTGGCTAACTTTCTTTTGAATTCTTTTGTACCCCTAGAGAGAAACTGAACATTGGTGTGAACCAACTGACAGAGCTAAAGGAAGCCTTGGACCACTGTGTTCAGACCACAGCTCAGCACGTCAACCTAAACATGTAGTCAACCTTCACAGGACCAGCTCACGACTCAGGTTTGACTGACCAATGTTATGCTAAACTGTGGGAGTGCTTGGTGTGTTTGCAATGAGCTCAAAAAGGGATCCAAAGTGAGTTCTTGTTGTAGCTGGACACCTGGATAACTCGGGTGTGTAGCAACCAGTCTGCTACAGGTTTTGTTGTCCTTGTTCTCCATCCAcaatatttgtttatattagttcttttgaaaaatgtacatAAAATAATATCCGTTACATTGGATTGTTTCAGTTATGTGGACAAAAACGCAGTCCGGAAAGCTTCGAAggagttttgtatttttgaacTATGAATGTGCTTTTGTTGATTTAAATACAGATGAACCTCGATTTTATGCCAAATTTGGGTTGCGCGTTATTTAGAAAGTGGAATAAAATCAGAAGCATGCATACGAGCGTATCGGGAAATACCTACCAAGCATACGTGCTTGTATATCTGACAGATTGAGAATTGAGGTCGATTTGGTCGTGACATCCTGTTCCGCACGTAATCCTGAGGTCACGCATCTGCTGTCTGCTCTGGCATTCTGTTGAGGTCAACTAAGCAGGAAGCACATCTGTGGTTGTCTTGAGAAATTGGTGGCAATGAAAGATCAGACTTGACCTTATCTGTGGATGAAGTAAGGTGCTAAATATACAGTAAGCCACAATCAAGGCTTGCAGTGTGTTCAGTTACTGATCGTCTGGCAACTTTGCCATCTCCATCTCATGATTCCCATTTGAACTAAAAGTCAATGAATTAGGACacaaatcaaattgaaatgatttattaagaaatattataaatgtgaGAACGGTCGTCTTCATAACACTCCTtccaggaaaaagaaaaaactgtcATTGTTTGACAAATGCCAAAGCAGACATCTTTCCAGTAACTGCATCCACAATCACAAAAACTAAGTTAGAAGCTTGGCTCTGCATGACAccagcagacaaaaaaaaaaaaaaatcaaaactggCACTGGTTGAAGACTTAAGCTGTCTGCTATCAACGTTTTGAGAAATCTtgtgtataaaaatataaaaaggcCATTATTTAAGATTCCAAACACAAACCAAATTGTTTAAAATGAGGGGGAATCAGTGATAGGTGTTAAATCATAAGGCTTCGGAGTAAAACGACATCCAACAGAAAACTTCAATTCTTATCAAACTTGCACTTTCATAGTAACCAGTAGTTGTGAAAACCCTCACGTTTCAAGtctaaagaggaaaaagaaaagcactatgtgtgtgtgtgtgtattaaaTGTTGGCATATGACACTAACAATATGTACAGCACGTAGAACAATGTACGCAATATGAAAAGGCTTCATTTGTGTTGCTTTGGGCAACAAGCCCTGCCCCGCCTAATATAAGCCAGTCTTCACTGAAGACCCCTTCGTCAAAGATTCTCCCTCCCCAACATCCACTcagctcacgcacacacacacacacactcacacacgtatatatatatatatatataggatcACGAAACACGATTATGTCACTAAGCCTGTTAGTTTGGTTTAGGTGCAGCAGCGCTGTGTCACTCGGGGAATGGAAAGAGGGGCTTGATGCAGTCGCTCCACTCGTCCGCCTCTGGGTTGTACACCTCCATTGTGTTCAGGAAGTTGTTGCCGTCAAAGCCGCCCACGGCGTAGATGCTGTCGCCCAGCATGACCACGCCCGGATTGCTGCGGGATGTAGTCATGCTGCCTAGCATCCTCCACTCATTCCGTGCTGGGTCGTAGACCTCCACGCAGCGGAGCGCGTGGGAGCCGTCGAAGCCGCCGACGACAAAGAGTTTGCCTGGGTAACACGGGTCggtaacaaatgaaaatggaattGGGGGTTGGGTGCAACTCGAGCTTACCATCACAGACGGCCACGCCAGCCCCCCTGCGGGCCACATTCATGGGTGCTATCAGGCCCCAGGTGTTGTTCAGAGGGTTGTAGCGTTCCACGGTGTTCAGACAGTTCCAGGACTCGGCACCTCCGATCACGTACATAAAACCATCCAACTCGCACACTGCAGCCTGGTGCCGTCCTGAAAAGGAAGCAACCGGTGATTTAGCTTGGATACCACCAGAACTGGAGAAGAGGGTAAAATAACACTTACTCATGTTGAGGGGAGCGCAACTAGCCCAAGTTTTGGTGACTGGGTCAAAGGCATCACAGTTCTTCAGTCCTTTCTGCCCACAGGGGTCTGACCCTCCCACGACGTAGAGTTTGTTGTTCAAGGAGCAGACACCTGCATTGCAGCGGTTGGTCCTGAGCTCAGGCACCTGAACCCACTCATCAGCGACTGGATCGTACATCTCCCCACAGCTCAGCTCGTCAGAATGTCCATTTGAACCTCCGATAACGTAGAGCCGTCCCTGTCAAGTACATATGGAGAAGATTTAGCTCGAAGGCACAGGAACCCTGACTTCATTAAGTACAAGAGCTCCCCGTCGGAGAAGCCCAAGTGGCATCAAGACAACCAGCATACCATTAGCGCAGCCATTTGGAAACGAGCCCTTGGAGTTCGCATGGGCGCAATGAAGGTCCAGCGGTCCTCTTTGGGGTCGTAACACTCTACAGTCCTCAGACATTCCTCTCTGTTGTAGCCCCCTGCAACCAGGTCAAAAAGACAGTCAAAGACAATCAACAGAAAGGGAAAGAGCCTTGGGATCATTTGTGTACCAACCTGCTGCAATAAGCCTCGAGTTGATGGCGGCCGTGCCCAGTCCAGAGCGGGCGTAACTCATGGGGGGTAGTTGgtgctcctccagctcctcggGTTGGGCCTCAAAGCTGAGGCTCTTCAACAGGCAGGGGGTGGCAGTGGGAGACGTCTGGGGGCTGCTGCGGCCGTGCAAGAAGATCACACACAACACCCCGTCCAGCACAGCCAGACACAAGTAGATGTTGTCTgtggggaaagaaaaattgtGCTTACAGACAAGGACAGGATGGCGTACACGGCACACTGTTATAAATGGGCTTACTTGTTGTCTTCTCAGAGGCGATATACTTCCACTCTCTCACGGTGGTTTGTTTGGGGGCATTTGCTGCTTGGTTGGAGGGTGACAGGCTTCCCGAGGAACTGGCGCTCATTGGTCTCTGGGTGCTCTCTCTGACCGGCTTCTTCTGCAAGAGCATAGCGCAGCTACAGAAGCCATGCCTGCTCCACGCGCACGCCCGCACGCAGACACCAAAAGCCAACTGATGCCGGCTAATCGGACTTAAGGCTGCCTTCTCTTCCGGTTGCTTTAATGTGGACCCGTATAATCTCACCCCTGACCTCAATTCTGACACAGACAATTCAGAGTCCAGTCTTCAGATGAACCTTAACCCAAACTGACAACCACCGACTTTTTAAGCCCGCCCACTATGTGCGAAATCCTTCTAGCCTTCTGCGGATCAAAACGTGGTCGAGAAGTCATTGCAGTGAAGCTGACTAGGCACGCTTCTTGAATACCTGCACAAACTGAAGGTGGTCCTCCTCGCCACCAAACACCTCAGTATGCCCCTCAATCACCAGCCCTCCATCCACCAGCTTGTGGTCAGATGAGTAGTACAGCATTTGCACCTGGAAGACAAACAGGAACAACACACCCATGTGGCTGTCTCCATGGTAACGCGgtataacccccccccccgccataATGGGGATAAGAGGAGGAAAGCGGAGAGGGACAAGTCCTTGAAACGGAGCTTCTTGGGATGAGGAGTTTCCTTAAAAGACAAACTGAATCCACGGCACATAGACGTCAACGTTTGTGCTCAAGAAGATGCCAAGAGCCTGGCTGGCAAGAGTACTCTTCCTAAAATGCAtcgaaaaacaaacaaaaaagggatCGGGTGAAGAACGATGCGCTCCAGTCAGCGAGATCTTCTGTGAAGGATGAAGAATAGCGGGGGCTCTATTTGTCCCCACATTTTCCAGGCTGCTGCTTCCCCCAGCTGAAGAAGCTGCTCATTGTGACGGAAGTCACAATAGGCAGTCAAACACACaaggcaaaacatttgtggCCTAATCGCTGGGCGCCGTTATCAGTTACAAAAAAATTTCGAGGTCTGCGTGTTTTCTGTTGTTGCCACATGAGTAAGGACAtctagcaaaaaaaagtgtttttgtgggggggggggagtagcGAGGGGGTGGTGGAAAAATATATCTGTGAAAGGCAGTAAGGCTCAGTAgccaaatggatggatggatggctagCTGCCTTTGTGGGGATCTGCGTGGTTAGCCTGTATTAGCTTGCATTTTGGCAGTAGTGAAACAAATCTATCGGTTCCTCCGTAGTGAGAATTGCATGTGTGCCATAGGCACGGACAGACAGATGGTAGCAGTGTTGCTTGGCTGCAAAGAGAGGCTGCCAAGAGGCAGTAGCGAGCGCTTCTCCATTCTCTGACTCATTACCCTGGCGGCTCAGTCCCGGCTCCTCAGTCTGGTCCCTTGCTGCTGCAAATAACCCTACAGGAGAGATAAATCAACGGGGAGGAGTGCCTGTTAGTTCTGGAACACAAGAAACGTGCACCTGTTCAGATAGTCAAGTGGCAGTAAACCGATGAATCAAGGGTCAAACCTTCAAGAATCTTTTCTCTGCGTTTCACAGCAGAAGAGCACTGTAATGCTTAGATGGTGTCATAAGAAAATCAACCACAACCCAAAGGAGAAgagtgaaaacaaagcaaaccaaaaaaagaaataaccaAGAGCAAATAGGGGCTCTTTTGGTCTCACCTCTAATTTGTGGCATGGTTCAGGAATACAGTTTCTTACTGCAAAACCTCAACAAATCAGAGGGAAAAGAACAATCCTGACATAGCAGCATGACAACAGCATGCTAGCTCTATTTGAGCCCCCTTCATGCCTTCTTAATGTCAAAAACAGGAGGAatcaaaggggggggggggatgacaATTGCGCTTAGAGTTCAAAGGGCACACACAGCCTACTGACCTCCTCCATGAGTTGTTCCAGTTGCTCTCCATTCTCCCAAAGGCTACGCTGCACCCAGGTGAGCACCTTGGAGTAAAGCTTGCCATTGCTGGGCAGAGTCAGGTTGTCTTCTAGCATCACTTCTAACTGTGGACAAACAGGAGGAAAGAGTTTAGTTCACACGCTGG from the Syngnathus acus chromosome 4, fSynAcu1.2, whole genome shotgun sequence genome contains:
- the ivns1abpa gene encoding influenza virus NS1A-binding protein homolog A gives rise to the protein MIPNGYLIFEDESFLDSTVAKMNALRKSGQFCDVRLQVCGHELMAHRAVLACCSPYLFEIFNSDIEPHGVSHVTFEDLDPEAVEILLNYAYTAQLKADKELVKDVYSAAKRFKMERVKQICGDYLLSKMDSQNAISFRNFASSMGDARVLAKVDAYIQDHLLEVSEQDDFLKLPRLKLEVMLEDNLTLPSNGKLYSKVLTWVQRSLWENGEQLEQLMEEVQMLYYSSDHKLVDGGLVIEGHTEVFGGEEDHLQFVQKKPVRESTQRPMSASSSGSLSPSNQAANAPKQTTVREWKYIASEKTTNNIYLCLAVLDGVLCVIFLHGRSSPQTSPTATPCLLKSLSFEAQPEELEEHQLPPMSYARSGLGTAAINSRLIAAGGYNREECLRTVECYDPKEDRWTFIAPMRTPRARFQMAALMGRLYVIGGSNGHSDELSCGEMYDPVADEWVQVPELRTNRCNAGVCSLNNKLYVVGGSDPCGQKGLKNCDAFDPVTKTWASCAPLNMRRHQAAVCELDGFMYVIGGAESWNCLNTVERYNPLNNTWGLIAPMNVARRGAGVAVCDGKLFVVGGFDGSHALRCVEVYDPARNEWRMLGSMTTSRSNPGVVMLGDSIYAVGGFDGNNFLNTMEVYNPEADEWSDCIKPLFPFPE